The following proteins are encoded in a genomic region of Micrococcaceae bacterium Sec5.8:
- a CDS encoding NfeD family protein, whose translation MLEWLPENWWALWLTAFLVFAVVEMLTLDLFFIMLGGGALAGLVASFAGADLGLQIVAFCVVSLLMIGFIRPVALKHLHKGPADSRSNIERLIGESALVMESVSANGGLVKIGGDVWSARSENGVLAPGQHAIVSAIDGATAVVAQQPETAIQ comes from the coding sequence ATGTTGGAATGGCTGCCTGAAAACTGGTGGGCGTTGTGGCTCACGGCGTTCCTGGTGTTCGCCGTGGTGGAAATGCTCACCCTCGACCTGTTCTTCATCATGCTTGGCGGCGGAGCCCTCGCCGGGCTGGTGGCGTCCTTCGCCGGCGCCGACCTCGGCCTGCAAATCGTAGCTTTCTGCGTCGTGTCCTTGCTGATGATCGGTTTCATCCGGCCCGTGGCCCTCAAGCACCTCCACAAGGGCCCCGCCGACAGCCGCAGCAACATCGAGCGGCTGATCGGTGAATCCGCCCTCGTCATGGAATCGGTCAGCGCCAACGGCGGCCTCGTCAAGATCGGCGGGGACGTCTGGAGCGCACGGTCAGAGAACGGCGTCCTGGCACCTGGCCAGCATGCGATCGTCAGTGCCATCGACGGCGCCACCGCCGTCGTTGCCCAGCAGCCGGAAACCGCCATCCAGTAG
- a CDS encoding methyltransferase domain-containing protein — MPPARASSLLCPVCRDRLTPGGTRTLGCPAGHSFDAAKQGYYNLLVGKGTVFEADTADMVAARFDFLSAGHYRPLADAVADCAVRALGGGTPDTPQTVLDAGTGTGHYLRAVLDQAAREAAPVQAVGLDISKFALRRAAKLNPEAVNLVSDVWQPLPLADSAVDVVTVVFAPRNAGEFARVLRPGGRLIVVTPRPGHLQEVAGRAGMLGIDPAKEERLAASLGGSFSPVSTEDLDVPLRLAPEDVTRLALMGPAGHHLDRTALATLAAGFRPLTAVTARFRIGVFRPLG; from the coding sequence ATGCCACCCGCCCGCGCTTCTTCGCTGCTGTGCCCGGTCTGCCGGGACCGGCTCACCCCGGGCGGGACTCGGACGCTGGGGTGCCCTGCCGGTCACAGTTTTGATGCCGCCAAGCAGGGGTATTACAACTTGCTGGTGGGAAAAGGCACTGTCTTTGAAGCGGACACGGCCGACATGGTCGCGGCACGCTTCGACTTCCTCTCCGCCGGCCATTACCGCCCGCTCGCGGACGCGGTGGCGGACTGCGCAGTCCGGGCCCTCGGCGGTGGCACTCCGGACACGCCGCAGACAGTGCTGGACGCGGGCACCGGGACGGGACACTACCTCCGCGCGGTCCTGGACCAGGCGGCGCGGGAGGCGGCCCCCGTACAGGCGGTCGGCCTGGATATCTCGAAATTCGCTCTTCGCCGGGCCGCGAAACTGAACCCCGAAGCCGTGAACCTCGTCAGTGACGTCTGGCAGCCGCTGCCGTTGGCCGACAGCGCCGTCGACGTCGTCACCGTCGTCTTTGCCCCGCGCAACGCCGGTGAGTTTGCCAGGGTGCTGCGACCCGGCGGCCGGTTGATAGTCGTCACACCGCGACCGGGCCACCTTCAGGAGGTTGCTGGCCGGGCCGGCATGCTGGGGATCGATCCGGCCAAGGAGGAACGGCTCGCGGCGTCGCTGGGCGGTTCTTTTTCTCCGGTTTCCACCGAGGACCTTGATGTCCCGCTCCGGCTCGCCCCGGAGGATGTCACCCGGCTGGCTCTTATGGGCCCGGCCGGTCACCATCTGGACCGGACCGCGCTGGCGACGCTCGCCGCCGGATTTCGCCCGCTGACAGCCGTGACGGCCCGGTTCCGGATCGGCGTTTTCCGGCCGTTGGGCTGA
- a CDS encoding S9 family peptidase: MKSDHLPLLNSVSTPAVHPDGRRAVVSVTRPDFDADAYVGQLWTVPLDPGRAPRRLTRGFRDTAPYFSPDGLVLAFLRAAAGGQPQLHIVESGGGEPQPVTDAPLGVLEFAWSPDSRRIVYAARIPAAGRYGSIDGVGAGSEDARLITDYKYRMNGVGYTADKPAQLFVVDVPELGAEPGVVPRGRAAKNGPAAAASDGRTDGAAASLLPAAEQLTTAGTDHTGASFGTDGRSVYFTAALHEGSDADLASGIYRLPVGGAAGDSTGGGDPVLLAPANTGRQTVHAARQSHDGKWLFFLAQDLGHSGQDFVARNTALYKMPAGGGDATLLSDVQTMDLSCDGRLELAGPDSALLLNNARGTVELIEFSALGDHRVLVHGSRVVTGAAAHGDSLAVSFADASTAGDVAMLENGQLRLLTDFSAPLRSGAGILEPLELTIPSTDGYIVHGWLVKPPGEGPHPVLLNIHGGPFAQFTGALFDEAQVYADAGYAVLMCNPRGSAGYGQDHGRAIKEKMGTLDMQDVLAFLDGALTSDEGLDAGALGIMGGSYGGYLTAWTISHDHRFRAAIVERGFLDPVSFTGSSDIGWFFGGEYTGGTAELMAAQSPMACVDRVRTPSLIIHSEEDLRCPVEQGQRYFTALKQRGVEAAFLVFPGENHELSRSGTPHHRKQRFDRILQWWARYLPTAANPAPAARG, from the coding sequence GTGAAATCCGATCATTTGCCCCTGCTGAATTCCGTGTCCACCCCTGCCGTGCATCCGGACGGCCGGCGCGCCGTGGTCTCCGTGACCAGGCCTGACTTCGACGCGGATGCGTACGTAGGCCAGTTATGGACCGTGCCGTTGGACCCGGGGCGTGCGCCACGCCGGCTGACCCGCGGTTTCCGCGACACGGCCCCCTACTTCTCGCCGGACGGGCTCGTGCTCGCATTCCTGCGTGCCGCCGCCGGCGGCCAGCCGCAGCTGCACATTGTGGAGTCCGGCGGCGGGGAGCCGCAGCCGGTCACCGACGCGCCGCTGGGCGTGCTCGAGTTTGCGTGGTCCCCCGACTCCCGGCGCATCGTTTATGCCGCCCGGATCCCGGCGGCCGGCCGCTACGGCAGCATCGACGGGGTCGGCGCCGGCAGCGAGGACGCCCGGCTGATCACCGACTACAAGTACCGGATGAACGGTGTCGGGTACACAGCCGACAAACCGGCCCAGCTCTTCGTCGTCGACGTACCGGAACTCGGCGCCGAACCCGGGGTCGTCCCGCGGGGACGCGCTGCGAAGAACGGCCCCGCCGCAGCTGCCTCCGACGGGCGCACCGACGGGGCAGCCGCGTCCCTCCTGCCGGCCGCAGAGCAGCTGACCACCGCAGGCACCGACCATACCGGCGCAAGCTTCGGGACCGACGGGCGGTCCGTCTACTTCACCGCCGCCCTGCACGAGGGCAGCGACGCCGATCTGGCAAGCGGCATCTACCGTCTTCCGGTCGGCGGAGCGGCGGGGGACAGCACCGGGGGCGGGGATCCGGTGCTTCTCGCGCCGGCGAACACCGGCAGGCAGACAGTCCACGCTGCGCGCCAGTCACACGACGGGAAGTGGCTGTTCTTCCTCGCCCAGGACCTCGGACACTCGGGGCAGGACTTCGTGGCACGCAACACCGCCCTGTACAAGATGCCTGCCGGCGGTGGCGACGCTACGCTGCTCAGTGACGTTCAGACCATGGACCTGAGCTGCGACGGCAGGCTTGAACTGGCGGGCCCGGACTCGGCCCTGCTGCTGAACAACGCCCGGGGAACGGTCGAGCTGATCGAGTTCAGCGCCCTGGGGGACCACCGGGTACTGGTCCATGGCAGCCGCGTAGTCACCGGCGCCGCCGCGCACGGGGATTCGCTGGCGGTCAGTTTCGCAGACGCGTCCACAGCCGGCGATGTGGCAATGCTGGAGAACGGGCAGCTCCGGCTCCTGACGGACTTCTCGGCACCGCTGCGGTCCGGCGCCGGCATCCTGGAACCGCTTGAGCTCACCATCCCGTCCACCGACGGCTATATTGTCCACGGCTGGCTGGTGAAGCCACCGGGCGAGGGCCCGCACCCGGTCCTGCTGAACATCCACGGCGGTCCGTTCGCCCAGTTCACCGGGGCCCTTTTCGATGAAGCCCAGGTCTATGCCGACGCCGGCTATGCGGTCCTGATGTGCAACCCCCGTGGTTCTGCAGGTTACGGACAGGACCACGGACGGGCCATCAAGGAGAAGATGGGAACCCTGGACATGCAGGACGTCCTGGCGTTCCTCGACGGCGCGCTGACCTCCGACGAGGGGCTCGACGCCGGCGCGCTCGGCATCATGGGGGGCTCCTACGGCGGCTACCTCACCGCCTGGACCATCAGCCACGACCACCGCTTTCGGGCCGCAATCGTGGAACGCGGTTTTCTCGATCCCGTGAGCTTTACCGGGTCCTCAGACATCGGCTGGTTCTTCGGCGGGGAATATACCGGCGGGACGGCCGAACTCATGGCAGCCCAAAGCCCGATGGCCTGCGTGGACCGGGTGCGCACCCCCTCCCTCATCATTCACAGCGAGGAGGATCTCCGGTGCCCGGTGGAGCAGGGCCAGCGCTATTTCACTGCGCTCAAACAGCGGGGGGTGGAGGCTGCATTCCTGGTCTTTCCGGGGGAGAACCATGAACTCTCGCGCAGCGGGACACCGCACCACCGCAAGCAGCGCTTCGACCGGATCCTGCAGTGGTGGGCCCGGTACCTTCCGACGGCCGCCAACCCGGCACCCGCGGCCCGGGGCTAA
- a CDS encoding peptide deformylase: protein MPSIATPSHAKPTDFSAARIQEAVQQLLAGGELPAIVQAGHPVLRQIAAPYDGQLSDAELSQFIDLLRRVMHKAPGVGLAAPQLGVPLQLAVLEDQYDVDAAVASVRGRDPLPFFAMLNPGYQPQGDSTAAFYEGCLSLAGLQAAVARPARVLLDFTAPDGSPQQREFLGWQARIVQHETDHLHGILYLDRSELRSLTTNAEYSARWAHPDISLARQELGFLPGG from the coding sequence ATGCCTTCGATTGCCACGCCCTCCCACGCCAAGCCGACGGACTTCAGTGCCGCCCGCATCCAGGAAGCCGTTCAGCAGCTCCTGGCGGGCGGGGAACTCCCCGCCATTGTCCAGGCGGGGCATCCCGTGCTCCGGCAGATCGCCGCTCCCTACGACGGGCAACTCAGCGACGCCGAACTCTCCCAGTTCATTGACCTGTTGCGCCGGGTGATGCACAAAGCGCCCGGCGTGGGCCTGGCGGCGCCCCAGCTGGGCGTACCGCTGCAGCTGGCAGTGCTGGAAGACCAGTACGACGTCGATGCTGCCGTCGCGTCGGTGCGCGGGCGGGATCCGCTGCCATTCTTCGCCATGCTCAACCCGGGCTACCAGCCCCAGGGCGATTCCACTGCGGCGTTCTACGAAGGGTGCCTGTCCCTGGCCGGGCTCCAGGCCGCCGTCGCCCGGCCCGCCCGGGTGCTGCTGGATTTCACCGCTCCCGACGGGAGCCCGCAGCAGCGGGAATTCCTCGGCTGGCAAGCGCGGATCGTCCAGCACGAAACCGACCACCTGCACGGCATTCTTTACCTGGACCGCTCCGAACTGCGCTCCCTCACCACCAATGCAGAGTATTCGGCCCGCTGGGCGCACCCCGACATCAGCCTCGCCCGGCAGGAACTCGGGTTCCTGCCGGGCGGGTAG
- a CDS encoding NAD(P)/FAD-dependent oxidoreductase — MVDVLVIGGGPVGLFMAALLLQGGASVRILERRTAPELHSRAIGIHPPALEALEGTGVAQALVDEGVPIRCGVAVAGGRTLARMSFAGVSDSYPFVLALPQSRTAAHLEDRVRRLDPEALHRGVQVTGLHAGAGEVTAEATKAAETVRYTASIVIAADGVRSTVRGQLGPAVRAKDYPETYLMGDFADTTGFGPDAALFLESGGIVESFPLPGARRRWVVRLADAGNPLDAGNVADTEATDDAIGLADLIRRRTGIDVDASGNTMLSRFGARSRLVDRMVAGRIVLIGDAAHEISPIGGQGMNLGWLDAVALAPLVLSALGGANVAADLRAFELARTRAADRAARQAEINMALGRPLPAAPWSLRNRALAAAASVPAVNGFVARRFTMH; from the coding sequence GTGGTTGACGTCCTGGTGATCGGCGGCGGCCCGGTAGGACTGTTCATGGCGGCCTTGCTGCTCCAGGGGGGTGCCAGCGTCCGCATCCTGGAACGACGGACTGCACCCGAACTGCATTCCCGGGCCATCGGCATTCACCCCCCGGCGCTTGAAGCGCTTGAGGGAACCGGCGTGGCGCAGGCCCTGGTGGATGAAGGAGTACCCATCCGGTGTGGCGTCGCCGTCGCCGGCGGCAGGACCCTGGCACGCATGTCCTTCGCCGGCGTTTCGGACAGCTACCCGTTCGTCCTCGCCCTGCCGCAGTCCAGGACCGCAGCCCACCTCGAAGACCGCGTCCGCCGGCTGGACCCTGAGGCCCTTCACCGCGGTGTCCAGGTCACCGGCCTGCACGCCGGTGCCGGCGAGGTCACCGCGGAAGCGACGAAAGCCGCAGAGACAGTCCGGTATACGGCGTCCATCGTCATCGCCGCCGACGGTGTCAGGTCCACCGTCCGCGGCCAGCTTGGACCAGCAGTACGGGCGAAGGATTATCCGGAAACCTACCTGATGGGCGATTTTGCCGACACCACCGGATTTGGTCCGGACGCGGCGCTGTTCCTGGAAAGCGGGGGCATCGTGGAGTCCTTCCCGCTGCCGGGGGCGCGCCGGCGCTGGGTGGTACGCCTTGCAGACGCCGGGAACCCGCTGGACGCCGGAAACGTGGCGGACACCGAAGCGACGGATGACGCCATCGGGCTGGCAGACCTGATTCGGCGACGGACAGGAATCGACGTTGATGCCTCGGGGAACACCATGCTGAGCCGTTTCGGCGCGCGCTCCCGGTTGGTTGACAGGATGGTGGCCGGCCGGATCGTGCTGATCGGCGATGCGGCCCACGAAATCAGCCCGATCGGTGGCCAGGGCATGAACCTGGGTTGGCTCGACGCCGTTGCCCTGGCGCCGCTGGTTCTCTCGGCGCTCGGTGGAGCAAACGTGGCGGCGGATCTGCGGGCGTTCGAGTTGGCCCGCACGCGAGCGGCGGACCGGGCAGCCCGCCAGGCCGAAATCAACATGGCGCTGGGGCGGCCGCTGCCGGCAGCACCCTGGTCGCTGCGCAACCGTGCGCTCGCTGCGGCCGCTTCGGTCCCCGCTGTCAACGGCTTCGTGGCCCGCCGGTTCACCATGCACTGA
- a CDS encoding class I SAM-dependent methyltransferase, with the protein MLLLRKRAAHAVEEMDLPGCDPDRLDRTYAQFALVNRAVSGWRGIYRRQIRPRLRRGPATLLDIGCGGGDVPVMLSRWAATDGLRLYITAIDPDPRASRFAAERHAGTGVTFRRSTAAELAGEGLSFDLVVSNHVLHHLGQAELPGFLSESAALCRGTVIHSDLRRSPAAYALFFAGSWPFTGSYIRQDGLTSIRRSYTAAELRTVAPPGWRVEPRAPFRNLLVFTNGTGAQAAQGG; encoded by the coding sequence GTGCTCCTACTGCGCAAACGTGCGGCGCACGCCGTCGAGGAAATGGACCTGCCCGGCTGCGACCCGGACCGGCTGGACCGCACCTACGCCCAGTTTGCCCTGGTTAACCGCGCAGTCTCGGGTTGGCGCGGCATCTACCGCCGCCAAATCCGGCCACGCCTGCGCCGGGGCCCCGCTACCCTGCTGGACATCGGCTGCGGCGGCGGCGACGTGCCGGTCATGCTCTCCCGCTGGGCGGCCACGGACGGGCTCCGCCTGTACATCACAGCCATTGATCCTGATCCCCGGGCCAGCCGCTTCGCTGCGGAGCGGCATGCCGGAACCGGCGTAACGTTCCGCCGGTCCACGGCGGCTGAGCTGGCCGGCGAGGGCCTCAGCTTCGACCTGGTGGTGTCCAACCATGTGCTGCACCATCTGGGCCAGGCTGAGCTTCCCGGGTTCCTGTCCGAGTCCGCGGCGCTGTGCCGCGGGACAGTCATTCACAGCGACCTGCGCCGCAGCCCGGCCGCGTACGCCCTGTTCTTCGCCGGCTCCTGGCCCTTCACCGGCTCCTACATCAGGCAGGACGGGCTGACCTCCATCCGCCGCAGCTACACCGCCGCGGAACTCCGGACCGTTGCTCCGCCTGGCTGGCGGGTCGAACCCCGGGCTCCCTTCCGCAACCTGCTGGTGTTCACCAACGGCACCGGGGCCCAGGCAGCCCAAGGTGGTTGA
- a CDS encoding type III polyketide synthase, protein MTVYVRSLETAVPATVLIQSEARDVFAAQPGLTRLGTRLISTCFDSAAIDTRHTAVEELTKDQTTDNPKFFDAGTGLLLSPSTKVRNEIFAVEATKLFVEAARKALEACPGLPPTSITHLITVSCTGFFNPGPDYKIVRALGLNPSVQRYHLGFMGCYAAFPALRAAKSFCEADPDAVVLVVSAELCSLHVRTSNDPDTIMGSALFADGAAAAVITAREDAGEPALLQLDHFETVLTPVGEESMAWNIGDEGFEMVLGNYVPHIIDDHIIGALEPLLSRDDALRGLPYSDIRHWAIHPGGRSILDKVQSRLELSDEQLIPARETLRNFGNMSSATVLFVLKHILDLPPAADSDGGERICSMAFGPGLTVESALFTKLGSPLGEGRPVLAGNAAADFSSAQPASALA, encoded by the coding sequence ATGACGGTCTACGTGAGGTCCCTGGAAACTGCTGTCCCCGCTACGGTGCTGATTCAATCGGAGGCCCGGGATGTGTTCGCGGCCCAGCCGGGGCTCACCAGGCTCGGAACCCGGCTGATCAGCACATGTTTCGATTCCGCCGCAATCGACACCCGCCACACCGCCGTGGAGGAACTGACCAAGGATCAAACCACGGACAATCCGAAATTCTTCGACGCCGGAACGGGGCTCCTGCTCAGCCCGAGTACCAAGGTCCGCAACGAAATCTTCGCGGTGGAGGCCACGAAACTCTTCGTCGAAGCGGCCCGGAAGGCCCTTGAGGCCTGCCCGGGGCTCCCTCCAACCAGCATCACGCACCTCATCACAGTCTCCTGCACCGGGTTTTTCAACCCCGGTCCGGATTACAAGATCGTCCGTGCACTTGGCCTGAATCCGTCCGTGCAGCGGTACCACCTGGGATTCATGGGCTGCTACGCCGCGTTCCCGGCACTGCGGGCAGCCAAATCCTTCTGCGAAGCCGACCCGGACGCGGTGGTCCTGGTGGTCAGCGCCGAGCTTTGCTCACTGCACGTGCGGACCTCCAACGACCCCGACACGATCATGGGATCCGCGTTGTTTGCCGACGGCGCCGCTGCCGCCGTCATCACTGCCCGCGAGGACGCCGGAGAACCGGCGCTGTTGCAGCTGGACCACTTCGAGACCGTGTTGACTCCGGTCGGCGAGGAATCCATGGCCTGGAATATCGGTGACGAGGGTTTTGAAATGGTCCTCGGCAACTACGTCCCGCACATCATCGATGACCACATCATCGGCGCCCTGGAACCGCTGCTCTCCCGCGACGATGCTCTCCGGGGACTGCCGTACAGCGACATCCGGCACTGGGCCATCCACCCGGGTGGCCGGAGCATCCTGGACAAGGTCCAGTCCCGGCTCGAGTTGAGCGATGAGCAGCTGATCCCCGCCCGGGAGACCCTGCGGAACTTCGGCAATATGAGCAGCGCCACCGTGCTGTTCGTACTCAAGCACATCCTGGATCTGCCGCCGGCAGCGGACAGCGACGGCGGCGAACGGATCTGTTCGATGGCGTTCGGGCCGGGGCTGACGGTGGAATCCGCGTTGTTCACCAAGCTCGGCAGCCCGCTCGGCGAGGGGCGGCCGGTGTTGGCCGGGAACGCGGCCGCTGACTTCTCGTCCGCGCAGCCTGCGTCAGCGCTGGCGTGA
- a CDS encoding excinuclease ABC subunit UvrA, with product MSMATTPQTQSPSRHVADTHDFLRVVGARENNLKDVTVDIPKRRLTVFTGVSGSGKSSLVFATIAAESQRMINETYSAFVQGFMPNLARPDVDFLEGLTTAIIVDQERMGANPRSTVGTATDANAMLRILFSRLGSPRVGPPTAFSFNVPTRKASGVMSTEKSGRVEKSVVQNAVYLGGMCPRCEGMGAVSDFDLTALYDATKSLAGGALTVPGYSMDGWYGRIFSGAGFDMDKPIAKYSKKELDDLLYKEPTKIKVEGINLTYEGVIPKIQKSMLSKDVDAMQPHIRAFVDRAITFQACPECNGTRLSPEARSSKIQGRNIAELCEMQISDLALWVRALNEPSVAPLLKGLRHLLESFTEIGLGYLSLDRPAGTLSGGEAQRTKMIRHLGSSLTDITYVFDEPTIGLHPHDIERMNQLLLQLRDKGNTVLVVEHKPETIAIADHVVDLGPGAGTEGGRVCFEGSVVGLRGSDTITGRHLDDRAAVKDAVRTPTGMLQVRGASAHNLKDVDVDIPLGVLCVVTGVAGSGKSSLIHGSVAGRNGVVVIDQGAIKGSRRSNPATYTGLLEPIRKAFGKANGVKPALFSSNSEGACPTCNGAGVIFTELGVMATVESTCEDCEGRRFMASVLEYKLAGRDIADVLAMSMTGAEAFFGTGEAKTPAAHKILGRLVDVGLGYLTLGQPLTTLSGGERQRVKLATQMAEKGEVYVLDEPTTGLHLADVRNLLGLLDRLVESGKSVIVIEHHQAVMAHADWIIDLGPGAGHDGGRIVYEGTPASLVAAQSTLTGQHLAAYVHR from the coding sequence ATGAGTATGGCCACGACGCCGCAGACGCAGTCACCTTCGCGGCATGTTGCCGACACCCACGATTTCCTTCGGGTGGTCGGTGCGCGGGAGAACAATCTCAAAGATGTCACTGTGGACATCCCGAAGCGCCGGCTGACGGTGTTCACCGGCGTTTCCGGCTCAGGCAAGAGCTCGCTGGTGTTCGCGACGATCGCCGCGGAGTCGCAGCGGATGATCAACGAAACCTACAGCGCGTTTGTGCAGGGCTTCATGCCCAACCTGGCACGGCCCGACGTCGACTTCCTGGAGGGGCTGACGACCGCGATCATCGTTGACCAGGAGCGGATGGGCGCGAATCCCCGCTCGACGGTTGGCACGGCCACGGACGCCAACGCGATGCTCCGGATCCTCTTCAGCCGGCTGGGTTCGCCGCGGGTGGGTCCGCCCACGGCGTTCTCCTTTAACGTGCCCACCCGGAAGGCGAGCGGGGTCATGAGCACGGAAAAGAGCGGCCGGGTGGAGAAAAGCGTCGTGCAGAACGCCGTCTACCTGGGCGGCATGTGTCCACGGTGCGAGGGCATGGGCGCGGTCTCCGACTTCGACCTCACGGCGCTCTACGATGCCACCAAGTCGCTCGCCGGGGGTGCCCTGACGGTTCCCGGCTACAGCATGGACGGGTGGTACGGCCGGATCTTCAGCGGTGCGGGATTCGACATGGACAAGCCGATTGCCAAGTACAGCAAAAAGGAATTGGATGACCTGCTCTACAAGGAGCCGACCAAGATCAAGGTCGAGGGCATCAACCTGACGTATGAGGGCGTGATTCCGAAGATCCAGAAATCGATGCTGTCCAAGGATGTCGACGCGATGCAGCCGCATATCCGCGCGTTCGTCGACCGCGCCATCACGTTCCAGGCCTGCCCCGAATGCAACGGGACGCGGCTCAGCCCGGAAGCCAGGTCCTCGAAAATCCAGGGCAGGAATATTGCTGAACTGTGCGAGATGCAGATCAGCGATCTGGCCCTCTGGGTCCGTGCACTCAACGAGCCGTCAGTCGCCCCGCTGCTCAAGGGCCTGCGGCACCTGCTCGAGTCGTTCACCGAAATCGGGCTGGGCTACCTTTCGCTGGACCGGCCGGCGGGCACGCTGTCCGGGGGAGAGGCCCAGCGGACCAAAATGATCCGGCATCTGGGTTCGTCCCTCACCGACATTACTTACGTCTTCGACGAACCAACGATCGGCCTGCACCCGCACGACATCGAGCGGATGAACCAGCTGCTGCTGCAATTGCGGGACAAGGGAAACACCGTGCTCGTCGTCGAGCACAAACCGGAGACCATCGCCATCGCTGACCACGTCGTTGACCTTGGCCCCGGCGCCGGCACCGAAGGCGGCCGCGTCTGTTTCGAAGGAAGCGTGGTGGGTCTGCGGGGCAGTGACACCATTACCGGCCGCCACCTCGATGACCGGGCCGCGGTCAAGGACGCCGTGCGCACGCCCACCGGGATGCTTCAGGTGCGCGGCGCCTCAGCGCACAACCTGAAGGACGTCGACGTCGACATCCCCCTCGGCGTGCTGTGCGTGGTCACCGGTGTCGCCGGCTCGGGCAAGAGCTCACTGATCCACGGTTCCGTTGCGGGCCGGAACGGCGTAGTGGTGATCGACCAGGGCGCCATCAAGGGGTCCCGGCGCAGCAATCCGGCGACCTACACGGGCCTTCTGGAGCCGATCCGCAAGGCGTTCGGCAAGGCCAACGGCGTGAAGCCGGCGCTGTTCAGCTCAAATTCCGAAGGCGCCTGTCCCACCTGCAACGGCGCGGGTGTCATCTTCACCGAGCTGGGCGTTATGGCCACCGTGGAGTCCACCTGCGAGGACTGCGAGGGCCGGAGGTTTATGGCGTCGGTCCTGGAGTACAAGCTGGCCGGCCGCGACATCGCCGACGTGCTGGCCATGTCGATGACCGGGGCCGAGGCGTTTTTTGGCACCGGCGAGGCGAAGACGCCGGCGGCGCACAAGATCCTCGGCCGGCTTGTGGACGTGGGGCTGGGCTACCTCACGCTCGGTCAGCCGCTCACCACCCTTTCCGGCGGCGAGCGGCAGCGCGTGAAGCTCGCCACCCAGATGGCGGAGAAGGGTGAGGTGTATGTCCTCGACGAGCCCACCACCGGCCTGCACCTGGCGGATGTCCGGAATCTGCTGGGCCTTCTCGACCGTCTGGTGGAGTCGGGCAAGTCGGTCATCGTCATCGAACACCACCAGGCCGTCATGGCGCACGCGGACTGGATCATCGACCTCGGCCCGGGCGCCGGGCACGACGGCGGCCGGATCGTTTACGAGGGTACCCCGGCCAGCCTCGTCGCCGCGCAATCAACGCTCACCGGCCAGCACCTCGCGGCGTATGTCCACCGGTGA